The Mastacembelus armatus chromosome 13, fMasArm1.2, whole genome shotgun sequence DNA segment GCTGAATAACAGTGTTTATTGTTAAGCCAAGCCCAGTATAATCATGTGGTTACTTTTTGATTTGGGTCTTAAAGGACTTTACAGTAACTTGACCTAACTAATAAATTATTAGTCGAAAAACCACATAAAGCCATACTTGACTGACCATGTTGTTATTAAAGCTCAGTTAATCAGTGATACTCTTATACTTTCATATATGTGATTCTTGTTATTGAGCTAGTGTGTTCATGCTGAGTTTATAAGGACTGAGTGACAGGTTTCTGATTTGCAGCTTGTCAAACCGTGAAGTTTCATGTTATTCTCAAAGCCAACAACTTATTCTCACAGATGATTTTTCTGGCAGTGCTCAGTGTGGATGTTTCTCCTCCAACCAACAGGGACCCGGAGTCACTGAGAAGGTGAAGACTGCTAGTGTTAAATGCTCACCGCAAAGATTCCCACAACACAGCAACTGCTCATATAACTGCTGTTAGTTCAGTGACTGTGTAAACCATTTGCTGACTGTTTACCATGGCGTCTAGTCTGACATGTACGGGTGTTATCTGGACCCTGCTGTCCCTGCTTTGTGCTGCTGCCTCCTGTGTTGGCTTCTTCATGCCTTACTGGCTGCTGGGGACACAGATGGATAAGCCTGTTTCCTTTGGCACTTTTCGACGCTGCTCCTACCCGGTGCGGGATGAAGAGAGGCAGGCCACAGTGATGCTGGAACAGTGTGGGCGCTATGCCTCCTTCAATGGCATTCCCAGTCTGGAGTGGAGGATCTGCACGGTGGTGACGGGTGTGGGATGTGGCCTCCTCCTGCTTGTGGCGCTCACAGCTCTCATGGGCTGCTGCATCTCCGATCTCATCTCACGTACTATTGGCCGGGTGGCTGGTGGCATCCAGTTTGTTGGAGGTAAGTTTacgtttttctgttttcatgggTTATTTTTGTACCTCCAACCAATTCTGACCCTAATTTCATAGAATGGAGAGTAGGTAGTTTTCATCTGACTGAAGGTGTATTACACTCTGGGATTTGAGTGTTTTGAACAGCCAAAATTTGCTTTTCATTCAAGAACTAACAAGAATCTTTAACTGTAAATATATGCATGTTTGTAGAGATGTGTGAGGTTTTAATGGCTGTAATTAAATTCCCACCAAACTTGATTTGCTCCTTcccaacacaaaacaaatatgtttagaAATCTTTAAAATCATCAACATTTTTGAGTTTTGTAATACCTTCCTGTATTTTACTCTGATCCATAATTTTGCTTATTCGCTTATTCTTACGTGCACCAGACATTTGGCATCAATTCAtatccttttgtttttaatctgacTGGTAACGCGATGGAAAATGGAGCTGCATTTGGACAAATATATGCCCAAAATAACACTTTGTGATTTTCTGCTCTGGGTTTGACCCACAGTGCGCCTATGCcaattctctttctctttgccaCATAGAATCATGTCCACACTGAAGGTCTGGCCATGGAAATGTCTTttactttgtttgtttgattacAGTATGTGGACATGGCTCTGCGTGGCACCAGCTTTGTTTATGTGTACTGTTGGTTTTGCACATGTGCTCTCCCGGGACTTGAGGTCTGGGGGAAAACTGCTATTGAAGCTGCTAGTTTCTCTGCCCTAGTTTAAGAAGCTGCGGCACTCCAGCCCTCTCATTAACTGGAAAACATTTGCTTGCATACTGTGGCTCACCGCTCTGCTATTTACAATCCCCATCACTTCAGTTTGGCTTTAAACAGTGGTGTGACAGAAAAGCAGGTTGCAGGCAGATTTGACAGAGCTGCCAGGTTTTTCAGAAGGATAAATCTACAGAGGACCACCACAACGCACCATGTCCTAGTTCTAAAAGGCTTAGCTACTCAGGAACATCAGTATTAATGATGTATAATATGGAGGATGATTAAGGTGAAGGCTGACTGGTTTATTGAGATATGTATACTTTTGTGTAAGGAGAGCTCCTTTTAAGCTCCCTGCATCCCTATACATAGAGCATTACAGCAAGCTGCTATTTTTGGTTATAGGATTAAAAAATCCCTGCCTGTCTTTCCTGCAATTCCTCTCTTTAGTAAACTCACAAATCCAGACACGCATGAATTTGGATGGAGGGAGAGCAAAGGAAGTCGGGTGACAATACAAGTGGCACTGCTCAGCTCTTTTAACTTGAATGCTGGCGAGCCAAAGGGCAGAGATGTCTCAGATGGGCTAATTGGAAGTGGCACAATTGGGAAGCTCAGTGGGCTACT contains these protein-coding regions:
- the LOC113125694 gene encoding LHFPL tetraspan subfamily member 6 protein — its product is MASSLTCTGVIWTLLSLLCAAASCVGFFMPYWLLGTQMDKPVSFGTFRRCSYPVRDEERQATVMLEQCGRYASFNGIPSLEWRICTVVTGVGCGLLLLVALTALMGCCISDLISRTIGRVAGGIQFVGGLLIGSGCALYPLGWDSEEVKQTCNNSSNQFQLGSCQIGWAYYCTGAGAAVAMLLCTWLSCFAGKKQKQYPY